The Xiphophorus maculatus strain JP 163 A chromosome 5, X_maculatus-5.0-male, whole genome shotgun sequence nucleotide sequence CTGGCTAAGGCAACTGCAGctgtatttcattaaaaaacaaccacaaatacaaatattacacaagataaaatatataaaattaaaacaaatccaaGTGTGTGACAGGTCAGGCCAAAGTTATTCACAAAACTTTCATCTTAATGCTACATCATCTaaagaccttttttttcttcttttttttaaaaaccttttttcattTAGGTGCTTTAGAGTTGATTACTTTCTTAGTTGCAAAGCAGAAAAGCTAAATGTTATTTCTTATCATTTGAAACAAGGTTCTTTGTGCTAAAAGTAAGAATATAGACACTGAGGGATGAGATTCACTTAATATAGTCCtttgaacaacaacaaaaaaaaaatgtcaaggaCAAACCGAGCACGACAAGCAAAGATGAGATGAGTGTGATACAGTACCTGGAAAAGGTTTTCATCCCCTTGTGTTTTAACAAAAGTTCAATttttagacaaataaataaataaaactacttaAAAACCCGTTAATGTAAAttgatttttgacaaaaaataatgactcataaataaaacacattacaaaactaacataaaataagtgattggaccaaaaaataaaggtaagttgaaattttggtattttaagtatgaaaatgacaatattatatacaggtaataaaaaaattacaaaatcaggcaaaatcattttttttcccaaatcagtttctttcaataaaaaaacttatgaaactttatcaaaaaactgcaggtgtgtgtctttgtctggtgaattttttggttaaaacatgtttgtttttcattcagtgggtggAGAATCCAGAAATATTACTGAGACTCCACAGTAAAAtgacttaagtaaaagtaaaaacactcCTATAAGTACAAAGGAGtcactcaagtaaatgtaattgagtaaatgtaactagttactactcaACTCTGCTGAGATGGCAGAGACTCTGCAGACACCGACTGTTTCCTGGTTCTTCTCTAGTTAAAGCCTCATGGCACCATGGCAATGAGAAACTTACTTAAGGAGCTAAAGGTGCCAAAACAGATCAATATTTAACCAATCACTTGTTTTatgttacacatttttatttaattatttctattttgtctaAATCAGTTTTTGGtacatttctttatataaaaaaaagaaattttgttaATCATGATGATGATTAACAGCAAaatttttaacagcaaaaagaGACAGCAAAACATCCAAggttatgacattttttatagGCACTGTAGCTTATAACTCCAACACAAAATACAGGATTACTTATTAATTACGAACAGCGGCAGAGCTGAAAGACTGAAGTCCCAGAGGCTCTTTATTATCAGAGAGGTTAATCTGTTGGCATTCAGAACAGGTTTTCAGCAAAGTAAGCTGTGTGCCAGAGAACCGAATGCAGATTGAATGCAATGAGTGGCCACAATACAGTTCTACGAGAAATAACTGATGCAGAATACATATTTCATCCTGAATGTTGAAAACAGAGCTGCGTTTGAGGTTCAGCTCAGACAGATACAGAGGAGATAAAAGTTTGGGAAGATTACTTCTGTCTGTGTCTGCCTCCGTGTTGCCTGATTAAATGACCATTTTGTGTTGGCCTTTTTCTGCTTCGGGTGAAAAGGTGATCATATCCACAAGGTGAAATATGATTTTGTTCACTTCAAAGCAGCTCGGGATTTTTGACACATAAAAGCATAAGCAAACAGAAATGGACCTCCATTTGCTTGCTTATCAAATCACTTTTCCCTGTTATCAGTGCAGCGCTGGATGCTGCCGGTGAACCTTTCAGATTAGGTCAAAAAAACTCTGTCAGTTCATTTGTCTAAAACGTACGTCTCAAAAACCctgttgcaaaaacaaacaaacaaaaaaaaacatatcatcTGAAGAATACTGAGCGTAGCCGTTTTTCCTGTGGAGGAGTGCAGAGACTTCGTTACACGCTTTTCTGACTTGCAGAATAGATTATTGTAATGTTCGGCTTATTGGCTTTCCCAAAAGAACAACAGATTCATTACAGATACTTCAGAAGTCAGCTTCAATGATGCTGACAAGGACCagaaagcaattttattttctccttctgtCACTTCCTGGTAAAGGGTTAAAGGTCCTTTTTGTTTGTGACTGGGAGTCTTCAAGGCGACAACATTAAATTGGttatctttattttgtaaattggCATGCAGCACAACAACTTTCTCTCTGTATTGCTTAATTAACCACCAGCTAATTATGTCGCCGAATAGcaaattcattcatttcatgCATTTAGTTTTTAGCTTGTGAAAACTCATTAGTCTTGCCTCTGACAGATTGCTTGTGGGAATGCTTTTTTGACTTCTTCCTTCGTGCTGTAGCTCATCATgttcagagaaatgttttaaaactaattaattattACCCTCTAATGCGCTGCTCACATGTTATTTCAGAATTATAACAgctaaatcaaattaaagctAAGTAAATTTTTAGATTTGATGTAGTTGGCTCTGTCTTTAGGAAGTCAGACTTCTTAAGTGATGCTGCACATTCAGGTGAAAATGTCTTTGCCTCCACGGTGGGATTTGAGAGTTAAATTTATTCTCAGGCCTGGTCATTGCATACAAAAATGTTGATGTGCTGAACACATcaacattctcttttttttttgattaaattcaaTTTGTCCATTAGGCATCATTGAAGCCATAATCAAGAAGTGGACAGAAAATCATTAAGCTATAAACCAGCCGTGGCCAGTTGCCCTTTGAAGGATAAATAATAACCAGAGCTGTTCAAGGATCTCCTGCTGAAATCTTCAGACAGACTTGTAAATAGCAGGTGCAGTTTTTCCAATTAAAAGACTCATCAACCATAATGGCCTCTACGAACATCCGCTGCTcaagactccactgctgaaaaggaaaagttgCTTGCTTAAAGTTTGCTGCTGAACATTTGGACACGCCAGTGgaacacagagaaaacatgctgttggtcagatgagatcaaaGCTGAAAGTGACGAGTGCAGTTGGAGAAATTATGATACGGGCCGTTTAAAATCCACATGGCGGTGACAGATTTCATATAAAtgaaagaaggagagagagaaatgtaTTTAAGATGAAATGTGTGTGATTTTCAAACAAGAACACACAGCCAAGAAAACCTTCGTTGGGTTTAGAAAAAGAAGAGTAAAACTTTAAGAAGTCAATTACTTGACTTGAAAACGATTTAAAATGGGAAGAACTGAATGCATAGACAGTACAACCAGAACAAGACTCATACATggaaatagattttcttttctcagcttactaaatattttaaattgtgagCTTGCCAGTCTGTTTAATCTTTTCCTGGTGCTGCAACAGTTCAATAACATACTCCTGCATTTCAGCTTTCATGCTACTACTGCCTTAAATTCAAACCCAAGTCACTTCTTCCTTTTGGGTCTGCTAAGGTTTGGTGACTGATGCTTTTTGTTCGCTCTTCCTCAGGTTTGATGACATAGTTTGACCTCTATAACCAAGAGTGACTTTGTTCCAGCTGGTCTGCCCTGAGTGTTGTCGAAGTGAAGTGTGCAGGATTCAAAGAACATTTATCGCTCTCAGTGGAGCAGACATGTTGTGCTCAACAGTCTCCTGAGTTGTTTTCTCCTGATGTCCGCCggagaaaacataaaagccCTCCTCTGGGACGGTTACTTGATAGAACATTTCTTCCATATCTGCCATTATAATCTCTTCTTCCTGCCTGATCCCGGTAATAACACCAGGGAGGGCGCTGATTAAATTTAACCTTTGGGCAAACAGCTTGTTCGTTATGCTATTTGCACAACGAACAAGTGCAAATAGCACTTGTAGGAGTTAAGGACCactctgatttgttgtttttttctggggtGATGACAAATCTCTGTGTTAGAGGTATCAGTCTTTGCATCAGGACATTTTTTGCCGTTGCTAAGCGATATCACAGCATATCCTTTTCAAGTATAATTTCCATTAGGTGCTCTGCATTGAAATTTCCCAATTCTTTTGTGAAGCAGCATGGTGAGGCTCTAATGACCATCGTTTAGTGTACTGACGGTGCTACAATAGCAAGAAATTGAATACAATCCTGAGATatttatatcttttcatttttctcacaGTCAGACAAATGACTCTGGAGCTGCTGACTCCAGAGTCATTTCAAGAAATTCTCGTGCTTACAAAATCAAGATGTCCCCTAGAAACTTCACCTAAAATCAGCTCTCATCTGTTGCCTCGTGGCTTGCTGACACTTGAGTTGTTGTCACTGTTCTCCTCTaacaaaaacaccaataaatcTAATTTCAGTCCCATTTGCAGTAGATTTCCATTAAAGTCACTGATCTTTAAGCTCCTTTCAAATCATTGAAGACATTCTTTCATCTGTAAAGTGTGAAAAGGCTCCTGATGATTGAGGCAAGTTCTTTACATCACCAGATGAGTGTCAGGAATTGAAGTTTATATTTGAGGCTGAAGTAgcagaacaaaagctgcagcttAAGTACTAAATGGTCAATAAATAACACACTCTCATAACTCCTTTCCATCAGATTTATTCAGTAACCAGAGACGCATGAATGGATATAAATGCTGAAACTTTCTGCTGTTTACTCAAAGAATAATCTGTTGCAAATGATGCTGAAATGTTTGATTATTGTGATTAGTCTGCAGACAGTTTTCTTGACTTATTCAGAGCAGTTTCTGTGCTCAAAACGTGTGCTGATCTCCAGAAGGCAGGAAACGCCTACAAAATGATACGGTACTATATGATACCGTATCTGTAATCGTTACAAAATCTTTGGACGAGTTTGCAAAGTTTCAGTCggaagctgcagcagccatTACAGTCACCTCCAGTTATTGCAAAAGGTTTTGTTAGATAAAACAGATAACATGCTGGGTGTGTGAACAAAACAGGGCGTGATTTTTTAAGATGTTCTGCTCAAAAGCCTCTGTGAGGATGTCAGAGGAaccaattaaaatcacaaaacatcCCACTAATAACATCCCTTGTTTAGTTTTGCATTTCAATTTTGTACatatgtttctttgtttgtatgTCTGTATGTTTCTTTGTATGTCTGTATGTTTCTTTGTATGCCTGTGttccttgtttttctctcagtctCTTTGGTTGTTTTCTGCTAAAAACGTATCCAGTATGTAAGAGGATTGACATTTGTCATGGATATTGTTATGATGGCTCAGGAAACAAAATTGTCTCAAATTCTAAACACTAAAATTGTTACAACACTGATCTTGAGTTACCTTTCACATTTACTGTGAAATTAAGTTTATAAATGACTGCAAAGTAACAAAATGTCACCAGCTGCCTCACTGATTAAATGTTAAACCACTCGACTAGTTCCCCccaaagtaaataattaaattcctcaTCATGTACACATTACAATCTGAAGTAAGTGTAGCATGAATTAGCAGGTGGGGTGGGGAAGGTTTTTGAAGTGACAAATCTGAGGCCTTCCTCTAGCTTAGATTCAATGTCGaagtattttcatgtttttaactgaattgtTATTAAACCCGATTTTAACGTCATAGTTGTCATGGTAACCACAGAGTTTTTGTAAAAGTGCAGCAGACTGAGTGGAGCAGATGGTAGAGCAGATCACAAAGCGAAGCTGCAGAGAGCACAAGTGGCACGATGAAGATGAACAGTAAAGAGGGTTCGATAAAATTCAGTGAGAGTCGAAAGAAAGACtagaaacaaaagctaaaaatgttaaattttttcgGGATAAATGGACTTTTTCTCTACGGATGGATTCTTGAAGCCTGAAGGGCATCAGAGAACAACCTCAGCAAGGCCCAAAGTCTCTGCTGTGGGAggatttatgtgtgtgtgaaaacataaatcagCAACAGAAATGTACTGAAAGTTTACATTTGTATGCCGCTAGTTTGAGAAAGAGAGACGCAGTCTGGCCTGCTTGTCCGAtcagtgcagccaggtttcatGTGTGTAAGGTGACCACAACCAGCTTTTCATCTCAGAAGCATTTAAgttcaaaaaaggaaaaaaaaaaagctgtaaaatgacACAAAGTAATCGATTTAAACAACTTGTAAACATAATTAATCAGTTGAGTAAATTATATCTGTAATCTAATCCAACTAACCTTAATTGTAGGAAATAActggttgtcatggtaacaccatgtataactaaataaaaattacataaataggCAAAATAATCACCTGTAAGTAGAAACAttctaaacacttttttttttgctgcagcttTGAAAACCAACAGAAGAATTTTAAACTCAATCCGATAAGAAAATGGCAGCCAATACCGCCATTGTACGTCACTCTCACTTCCAGCTTCCAGTTAAGAGTTTAGCTGCTGCATTTTGAATCAGAGATCATCTTTAGAGAAAGTATTGACAGTTCACTTGAGGTGCTGAATAAGAACTCGGAGCTCTGAATAAATATGCACTCAGCAGACCACTTGGTGTTTTACTGCACTCACAACTCAGCTTCACAATTGATcagcaacaaattaaaatagaaatgacCTACAACTTGTAACTAAACTGGCTAATAATGCCAAAAAgctaaacatttgaaaagaaaaaataaataagttgtaTTGTGGCTAATTTGAACTTAAAGAGGGAAAATGTGTCTGTAGATTTCACAAAAGCAAAGATATATACTGCATTTGGCTTAGTTCTCAAATCTTAAGACAAATCACAAAATGAGTCCACACTGAGATGCAGGAATATCATGTTGCTTGGCAACCTTTCGGGGTGACAATGCCTCCATCCATCGTTTACACTCACTTGTCCATGCAGGTCTGTGGAGGAGCTGGTGGCTGTCTCCAGCTGTTATTGAGTAacacaccctggacaggtcaccggTCCaccacagagacacagaggactaacaaccacacacacacacacacctcagagTAATGTAGAGAGACTAATTAACATTCAAGTTTTTGGCTGTGGGAAGAAGCTGAAGCTCAAAGGTGGAAGATTGAAACCCAggactttttttctgctgggTACCAGAGCTACCATCCAACATGCAACCCAGTACCaatggaggaggaagaagatgtTGAAAGTAAACGATTCACATTTCTCATAGGATGGTGTCTGTACTGCACAGTGATCTCTGTCTTacccacaaataaaaaaaatacaaaaaatggaaagaaatacaAGGTTCAATTTCAAGTCTTTATTTGTATCTTCATTTAACCATAATTAACCCATCATACAGCTGCAAGAAAGCAAGTAGTTCATTCACAGACTGACCCAACTTTAACTGAATCAGATATCTTTCAGTGCCTTACAAAAGGGTTCATGCCCTTTGGTCTTTTCACAGTTTGTATTCCAAActaaactttttcagattttacttgaCACTAACAAAAGTAGTGCTTACTATAGATGGCAAAGGTACAGCTCTGCCGTGCTCTCCACCAACCGCTCTTTATAGAAagagtggaaaaagaaaactccattggtaaaagaaagaacaaagaagtCTAAAGTTTAGTCCTGTAGACATTCAGTAAAAGTGTTGAAAATTTGGCAAAATTTCACTTTTGTGCCGCATGAAGAGTATCAGCTGAGGCAGAAAACACTGAACCTCAACCCTAAACATACCATTCCCAGGTAACGCATCATGCTGCGGAGATTCTTTATCTCAAAGAAACATAAAAGCTAGTTAGAGTAATCCATAAAAACAAGTCAGATTAAGATGCTGTAACAGACGGGACCGCGTTAACGCAGTCCTCTACCATCTCAAACAAAAAGTAATACGGGCCGCTACGTCGGGCTACGTCGCCGGCCGTTTCCCCGCTGCTGCTGCGGAGCGCCGGTTTGAGATTCCTTTTGGAGAGGAGGAACTCTAAAATGTGTGCCGTGTTCGGTTTGGAGGAGTTGGAGTGGGAGGCGGCCAGGTGCAGCGGTGTGAGGCCACCGTTGGTCTGGGCGTTAAGCTGGGCGCCGTGTTGCAGGAGACAACTTGCCACGGCGACGTGGCTCCATCGGCAGGCACTGTGCAGGGGCGTCCAGCCGTCGACCGTACGGTGATTTACCACGGAGCCGGCAGCCAGAAGAGTCTTCACGACTTCAATATGGCCGCTGTACGCCGCACGGTGCAGCGGGGTGTAGCCGTCCTCGTCGCAGCAGTGCACCAGCAGAGGATCAGCAGCTAACAAACGGAGGACGGTGGTGAGCTGGAGACAATGCAGGACAGAGAAAGATCTTTATAAGGGCTGCGACAAAACGATTTTAACaatattctgatgattaatggGAAAACCATTAATTGTCACAGCCTGTCGATTTTTTCATTTAG carries:
- the ankrd49 gene encoding ankyrin repeat domain-containing protein 49; its protein translation is MEFPEDFNQLELLDTHGHLIPRGPTSSWTASKDEEEEVDEETHSEEWYQEKEDALKENPKELVLWAAENNRLTTVLRLLAADPLLVHCCDEDGYTPLHRAAYSGHIEVVKTLLAAGSVVNHRTVDGWTPLHSACRWSHVAVASCLLQHGAQLNAQTNGGLTPLHLAASHSNSSKPNTAHILEFLLSKRNLKPALRSSSGETAGDVARRSGPYYFLFEMVEDCVNAVPSVTAS